The following are encoded in a window of Thiohalobacter sp. IOR34 genomic DNA:
- a CDS encoding phosphate ABC transporter substrate-binding protein PstS family protein, with product MTPSKTLIAALGLAGAGLLATQPAMAAAAVDASLPDYTRSSGVSGNLSSVGSDTLANLMTLWAEEFKRVYPNVNIQIQAAGSSTAPPALTEGTSNLGPMSRKMKDKEVAAFERKYGYKPTPIRVAIDALAVFVHKDNPVKGLTIPQVDAIFSSTRKCGYPQDITTWGQVGLGGSWAARPIQLYGRNSVSGTYGYFKKKALCKGDYKNNVNEQPGSASVVQSVSSSLNGIGYSGIGYKTSGVRAVPLAKKAGQPLVEATPDNAIKGKYPLARFLYIYVNKHPNRPLPPLEREFLKLVLSKIGQRVVVKDGYIPLPATVARKELAKLQ from the coding sequence ATGACACCGAGCAAGACATTGATCGCCGCCCTGGGCCTGGCCGGCGCCGGCCTGCTGGCCACCCAGCCGGCAATGGCAGCCGCCGCGGTGGACGCCAGTCTTCCGGACTACACGCGCAGCAGCGGCGTGTCCGGCAACCTGTCCAGCGTGGGTTCCGATACCCTGGCCAATCTGATGACGCTCTGGGCAGAGGAGTTCAAGCGTGTCTACCCGAACGTCAACATCCAGATCCAGGCGGCCGGTTCCTCCACCGCGCCGCCGGCGCTGACCGAGGGTACCTCCAATCTGGGGCCGATGAGCCGCAAGATGAAGGACAAGGAGGTTGCGGCCTTCGAGCGCAAGTACGGTTACAAGCCGACCCCGATCCGGGTCGCCATCGATGCCCTGGCGGTATTCGTGCACAAGGACAACCCGGTCAAGGGGCTGACCATCCCCCAGGTCGATGCCATCTTCTCCTCGACTCGCAAGTGCGGTTATCCGCAAGACATCACCACCTGGGGCCAGGTCGGCCTGGGCGGCTCCTGGGCGGCACGGCCGATCCAGCTCTATGGCCGCAACTCGGTGTCCGGCACCTATGGCTACTTCAAGAAGAAGGCGCTGTGCAAGGGTGACTACAAGAACAACGTCAACGAGCAGCCGGGTTCGGCCTCCGTGGTCCAGTCGGTGTCCTCCTCCCTGAACGGCATCGGCTATTCCGGCATCGGTTACAAGACCTCCGGCGTGCGTGCCGTGCCGCTGGCCAAGAAGGCCGGTCAGCCCCTCGTCGAGGCCACCCCGGACAATGCCATCAAGGGAAAATACCCGCTGGCACGCTTCCTCTACATCTATGTCAACAAGCACCCGAACAGGCCGCTGCCGCCGCTGGAGCGCGAGTTCCTCAAGCTGGTGCTGTCGAAGATCGGTCAGCGGGTGGTGGTCAAGGACGGCTACATTCCCCTGCCTGCCACTGTGGCCAGGAAGGAACTGGCCAAGCTGCAGTAA
- the phoR gene encoding phosphate regulon sensor histidine kinase PhoR, producing MSNPWIDELWRAGIIAAVALLLGLVFGQPWLWLLLAVSAYLGWHLRNLARLVEWLRVGRRFHPPESSGIWDEVFQQIYRLQQRNRQRKRKLGSMLNRFQQATAAMPDATVVLTPGDEIEWWNQAAERLLGLSYPRDTGQRISNLLRHPAFVEYLARGDYAQPLEMPSPADEHVGLSIRIVPYGNNQRLLIARDISRIQRLEQMRRDFVANVSHELRTPLTVLAGYLETLDGDAEEADGDWRHALPVLRQQTERMQRIVEDLLMLSRLETDSGQGGQEPVSVPAMLAVICDDARRLSDDKRHEVLLEADPELWLRGNDHELRSLFSNLIFNAVRYTPAGGRIRVRWYQEGGQAVCAVSDTGIGIAPQHIPRLTERFYRIDVGRSRQSGGTGLGLAIVKHVLLRHQGELGIQSEPGKGSTFSARFPAGRVVRVAGQARAAE from the coding sequence TTGTCCAATCCCTGGATTGACGAGCTGTGGCGCGCGGGCATCATCGCTGCTGTCGCCCTGCTGCTGGGGCTGGTGTTCGGCCAGCCCTGGCTGTGGCTGCTGCTGGCCGTTTCCGCTTACCTTGGCTGGCATCTGCGCAACCTGGCCCGGCTGGTCGAGTGGCTGCGCGTCGGACGGCGCTTTCATCCCCCGGAATCCTCCGGCATCTGGGATGAGGTCTTCCAGCAGATCTACCGTCTCCAGCAGCGCAACCGCCAGCGCAAGCGCAAGCTGGGTAGCATGCTGAACCGCTTCCAGCAGGCGACCGCCGCCATGCCTGACGCCACCGTGGTGCTGACCCCGGGTGACGAGATCGAGTGGTGGAACCAGGCGGCGGAACGGCTGCTCGGCCTCAGTTACCCGCGTGACACCGGACAGCGGATCAGCAACCTGCTGCGCCATCCCGCCTTCGTCGAATACCTCGCCCGTGGTGACTATGCCCAGCCCCTGGAGATGCCCTCGCCGGCCGACGAGCATGTCGGTCTCTCGATACGCATCGTGCCCTACGGCAACAACCAGCGGTTGCTGATCGCGCGCGACATCAGCCGCATCCAGCGCCTGGAGCAGATGCGACGGGACTTCGTCGCCAATGTCTCCCACGAGCTGCGTACCCCGCTGACCGTGCTGGCCGGCTACCTGGAGACGCTCGACGGCGACGCGGAGGAGGCGGACGGCGACTGGCGGCATGCCCTGCCGGTGCTCCGTCAGCAGACCGAGCGCATGCAGCGCATCGTGGAGGATCTGTTGATGCTGTCGCGCCTGGAGACCGACAGCGGCCAGGGCGGGCAGGAGCCGGTCAGCGTGCCGGCCATGCTGGCGGTGATCTGCGACGATGCCCGCCGCCTCAGTGACGACAAGCGGCATGAGGTGCTGCTGGAGGCGGACCCCGAGCTGTGGCTGCGCGGCAACGACCACGAGCTGCGCAGCCTGTTCTCCAACCTGATCTTCAATGCGGTGCGCTACACCCCGGCCGGCGGCCGCATCCGGGTGCGCTGGTACCAGGAAGGGGGCCAGGCGGTGTGCGCGGTGAGCGACACCGGCATCGGCATCGCCCCGCAGCACATCCCGCGTCTCACCGAGCGCTTCTACCGCATCGACGTCGGCCGCTCGCGGCAGAGCGGCGGCACCGGCCTGGGGTTGGCGATCGTCAAGCACGTGCTGCTGCGCCACCAGGGCGAGCTGGGCATCCAGAGTGAGCCGGGGAAGGGCAGCACCTTCAGTGCCCGCTTCCCGGCCGGCCGGGTGGTGCGCGTCGCCGGTCAGGCGCGCGCGGCCGAGTAG
- the phoB gene encoding phosphate regulon transcriptional regulator PhoB, translating to MSETTILIVEDEPAIREMVGFALDRAGFAHLEAENASEAQVAVADRQPDLVLLDWMLPDMSGIELARRLKKDELTAGVPIIMLTARGEEEDKVRGLEAGADDYVTKPFSPRELVARIKAVLRRVAGEAGEQPIEFEGLVLDPLGHRVSAHGKPLEMGPTEFRLLHFFMTHPERVFSRSRLLDSVWGRNVYVEERTVDVHIRRLRKALQAEGHDRLIQTVRGAGYRFSTRD from the coding sequence ATGAGCGAGACAACCATATTGATCGTCGAGGACGAGCCGGCCATCCGCGAGATGGTCGGCTTCGCGCTGGACCGCGCCGGTTTTGCGCATCTCGAGGCGGAGAACGCCAGCGAGGCGCAGGTGGCGGTGGCCGACCGCCAGCCCGATCTGGTGCTGCTCGACTGGATGTTGCCCGACATGAGCGGCATCGAGCTGGCGCGGCGCTTGAAGAAGGACGAGCTGACCGCCGGCGTGCCGATCATCATGCTCACCGCGCGCGGCGAGGAGGAGGACAAGGTCCGTGGTCTGGAGGCGGGCGCCGACGACTATGTGACCAAGCCCTTCTCGCCGCGTGAACTGGTGGCCCGCATCAAGGCGGTGCTGCGCCGCGTGGCCGGGGAGGCCGGCGAGCAGCCGATCGAGTTCGAGGGCCTGGTACTGGACCCGCTCGGCCATCGGGTGAGCGCCCACGGCAAGCCGCTGGAGATGGGGCCCACCGAGTTCCGCCTGCTGCACTTCTTCATGACCCATCCGGAGCGGGTGTTCAGCCGCAGCCGCTTGCTCGACAGTGTCTGGGGGCGTAACGTTTACGTCGAGGAACGGACCGTGGATGTCCATATCCGCAGGTTGCGCAAGGCGCTGCAGGCCGAGGGCCATGACCGTCTGATCCAGACCGTGCGTGGTGCCGGCTACCGTTTCTCGACCCGGGACTAG
- a CDS encoding CBS domain-containing protein, which produces MSQRQLIRVREVMKPQFDLIDGMTTVADALRTMQHVETKALIVDKRHENDEYGMVLISDIARHVLAKDRAPERVNVYEIMAKPVISVDPEMDIRYCARLFERFELSRAPVLEQGRVIGIVSFTDMVLRGLCRNIDQG; this is translated from the coding sequence ATGAGCCAGCGGCAATTGATACGGGTACGCGAGGTGATGAAGCCGCAGTTCGATCTGATCGACGGCATGACCACGGTGGCCGATGCGTTGCGCACCATGCAGCATGTCGAGACCAAGGCGCTGATTGTCGACAAGCGGCACGAGAACGACGAGTACGGCATGGTGCTGATCTCCGACATCGCCCGCCACGTGCTGGCCAAGGACCGGGCTCCGGAGCGGGTCAACGTCTACGAGATCATGGCCAAGCCGGTGATCTCGGTCGACCCGGAGATGGACATCCGTTACTGTGCGCGGCTGTTCGAGCGTTTCGAGCTGTCCCGGGCGCCGGTGCTGGAGCAGGGGCGGGTGATCGGCATCGTCAGCTTCACCGACATGGTGCTGCGGGGGCTGTGCCGGAATATCGACCAGGGGTAG
- a CDS encoding P-II family nitrogen regulator produces the protein MHFKLIISLVEDHKTDAVLDAARQAGATGATVISNARGEGLEKPRTFLGLSLETQRDVLLFLVEEHLSRSILEKVARVGEFDQKPGTGIAFQLDVEDAVGVSHQIRSLTEVVEEKL, from the coding sequence ATGCACTTCAAACTGATAATCAGCCTGGTCGAGGATCACAAGACCGATGCGGTACTGGACGCGGCGCGCCAGGCGGGCGCCACCGGAGCCACGGTGATCAGCAATGCCCGCGGCGAGGGCCTGGAGAAGCCGCGCACCTTCCTCGGGCTCAGCCTGGAGACCCAGCGTGACGTGTTGCTGTTTCTGGTCGAGGAACACCTCAGCCGCAGCATCCTGGAAAAGGTCGCCCGGGTCGGCGAGTTCGACCAGAAGCCCGGCACCGGTATCGCCTTCCAGCTCGACGTGGAGGACGCCGTCGGGGTGTCACATCAGATACGCAGTCTGACCGAGGTCGTGGAGGAGAAGCTATGA
- a CDS encoding IS4 family transposase — protein sequence MYTGKLVFAQAMDHLPLHTLRRCIQRYNGNRHVKRFSCQDQYRCMAFAQLTYRESLRDIEACLNAQSNKLYHMGIRSRVARSTLAEANEKRDWRIYADFAQSLIQIARRLYADEELGLELDNTVYALDATTIDLCLSVFPWARFRRTRAAVKLHTLLDLRGNIPSFIHISDGKLHDVNVFDLLLPEPGAFYVMDRGYTDFERLHQLHHASAFFVIRAKSNLKFRRIYSHPVDKNSGLRCDQTVALTGFYTAQYYPDRLRRIKYYDAETDKRLVFLTNNFSIPAITITELYRYRWQVELFFKWIKQHLRIKSFFGTSENAVKTQVWIAVSVYVLVAIIKKRLNIQASLYSILQILSVTAFETTSIDQLLTRCDQAISDANFSNQLNLFD from the coding sequence ATGTACACAGGCAAACTCGTGTTCGCACAGGCGATGGATCATCTGCCTTTGCACACCCTTCGGCGCTGCATCCAGCGCTACAACGGCAACCGCCACGTAAAACGCTTCAGCTGCCAGGATCAGTACCGGTGCATGGCCTTCGCACAACTCACCTACCGGGAGAGCCTGCGCGATATAGAGGCCTGCCTCAATGCCCAAAGCAACAAGCTCTACCACATGGGTATTCGCTCTCGCGTAGCCCGCAGTACCCTGGCCGAGGCCAACGAAAAACGCGACTGGCGGATCTACGCAGACTTTGCCCAGTCGCTGATCCAAATCGCACGACGGCTTTATGCCGACGAGGAACTCGGGCTCGAACTCGACAACACGGTCTACGCGCTCGACGCCACCACCATCGACCTTTGCCTGTCGGTCTTTCCCTGGGCTCGCTTCCGGCGAACCAGGGCGGCTGTCAAGCTGCATACCCTGCTCGATCTACGAGGCAATATCCCCTCGTTTATCCATATCTCCGATGGAAAACTCCACGATGTCAACGTGTTCGACCTGCTATTGCCAGAGCCCGGAGCCTTCTACGTCATGGACCGCGGCTATACAGACTTCGAGCGTCTCCATCAGCTCCACCATGCGTCGGCTTTTTTCGTCATTCGCGCCAAGTCCAACCTGAAATTCCGTCGGATCTACTCTCATCCCGTGGACAAGAACTCCGGCCTGCGTTGCGACCAAACCGTAGCGCTGACCGGGTTCTATACCGCCCAGTACTATCCCGACCGACTACGCCGGATCAAATATTACGATGCCGAGACCGACAAGCGGTTGGTCTTTCTGACCAACAACTTCAGCATTCCGGCGATCACTATCACCGAGCTTTATCGCTATCGCTGGCAGGTGGAGCTGTTCTTCAAATGGATCAAGCAGCACCTGCGAATCAAGTCGTTTTTCGGTACCTCGGAGAATGCCGTCAAGACTCAGGTCTGGATCGCCGTCTCCGTCTATGTGCTGGTCGCCATCATCAAGAAGCGTCTCAATATCCAGGCCAGCCTCTACTCGATACTACAGATTCTGAGTGTGACCGCTTTCGAAACAACATCAATAGATCAACTACTTACAAGATGCGACCAAGCAATAAGCGATGCAAATTTCAGTAACCAGTTGAATCTATTTGACTAA
- a CDS encoding DUF1538 domain-containing protein, with protein MMEVHGLLGVLLQTLRDVLPIAVVLFGFQLLVLRRPIPHLRRVLLGFVYVLLGLALFLEGLEQALFPIGRLMAEQLAHPTFLFADGARLAEGVAWQDYAWTYAFAFAIGFSTTIAEPSLIAVAMKASEVSAGSISVWGLRVAVALGVAVGISLGTFRIVTGLPLHYFIIAGYVVVIVQTAYAPRMIVPLAYDSGGVTTSTVTVPLVAALGLGLAGSVPGRSPMLDGFGLIAFASLFPIMSVMGYAQASSWWARRNHRQRDEDY; from the coding sequence ATGATGGAAGTCCACGGCCTGCTGGGGGTGCTGCTGCAGACGCTGCGTGATGTGCTGCCGATCGCGGTGGTGCTGTTCGGTTTCCAGCTGCTGGTGCTGCGCCGGCCGATTCCCCACCTGCGGCGGGTGCTGCTCGGCTTCGTCTATGTGTTGCTGGGGCTGGCCCTGTTTCTCGAAGGCCTGGAGCAGGCCCTGTTCCCGATCGGCAGGCTGATGGCCGAACAGCTCGCTCACCCGACCTTCCTGTTCGCCGACGGGGCGCGGCTGGCGGAGGGTGTCGCCTGGCAGGACTATGCCTGGACCTATGCCTTCGCCTTCGCCATCGGCTTCTCCACCACCATCGCCGAGCCATCGTTGATCGCCGTGGCGATGAAGGCCAGCGAGGTCTCGGCCGGCTCGATCAGCGTCTGGGGTCTGCGGGTGGCGGTGGCACTGGGGGTGGCGGTGGGCATCTCGCTCGGCACCTTCCGCATCGTCACCGGTCTGCCGCTGCACTACTTCATCATCGCCGGCTACGTGGTGGTGATCGTCCAGACCGCCTACGCGCCGCGGATGATCGTGCCCCTGGCCTACGATTCCGGTGGGGTTACCACCTCCACGGTGACCGTGCCCCTGGTCGCGGCCCTGGGCCTGGGCCTGGCCGGCTCGGTGCCCGGCCGCAGTCCGATGCTGGATGGCTTCGGGTTGATCGCATTCGCCAGCCTGTTCCCGATCATGAGCGTCATGGGCTATGCCCAGGCGAGCAGCTGGTGGGCGCGGCGCAATCACCGTCAGCGGGACGAGGATTATTAA
- a CDS encoding DUF1538 domain-containing protein, translated as MMRKQLLAFVRVMGDSLRDLAPIFLVIAFFQLVVLQQPIPDLGRLLGGALLVLIGLTLFIRGLDLGLFPIGESMAYAFARKGSLGWLLLFAFALGFGTTVAEPALIAVAEEAAVVAAEGGMIEDLPQARHDYALGLRLTVAVSVGVAILLGVLRIVRGWPLHYLIMGGYAGVVLMTAFAPKSIIGIAYDSGGVTTSTITVPLVTALGVGLAMSIKGRNPMIDGFGLIAFASLTPMIFVMAYGMLIG; from the coding sequence ATGATGAGGAAGCAGCTGCTGGCCTTCGTGCGGGTCATGGGCGACAGCCTGCGGGACCTGGCCCCCATCTTTCTGGTCATTGCCTTCTTTCAGCTGGTGGTGCTGCAGCAGCCGATCCCCGATCTGGGGCGGCTGCTGGGCGGGGCGCTGCTGGTGCTGATCGGCCTGACCCTGTTCATCCGCGGCCTGGATCTGGGGCTGTTTCCGATCGGCGAGAGCATGGCCTATGCCTTCGCCCGCAAGGGGAGTCTCGGTTGGCTGCTGCTGTTCGCCTTTGCCCTGGGGTTCGGCACCACGGTGGCAGAGCCGGCGCTGATCGCGGTGGCCGAGGAGGCGGCGGTGGTGGCCGCCGAGGGCGGCATGATCGAGGACCTGCCGCAGGCCCGCCACGACTATGCGCTCGGCCTGCGGCTGACGGTGGCGGTATCGGTCGGCGTGGCCATCCTGCTCGGCGTGTTGCGCATCGTGCGTGGCTGGCCGTTGCACTATCTGATCATGGGCGGCTATGCGGGGGTGGTGCTGATGACTGCCTTTGCGCCGAAGTCGATCATCGGCATTGCCTATGATTCGGGCGGGGTGACCACCTCGACCATCACCGTGCCCCTGGTCACCGCGCTGGGCGTGGGGCTGGCGATGTCGATCAAGGGACGCAATCCGATGATCGACGGTTTCGGGTTGATCGCCTTCGCCTCGCTGACTCCGATGATCTTTGTCATGGCCTACGGGATGCTGATCGGATGA
- a CDS encoding sodium:alanine symporter family protein, giving the protein MDSYSALLGRLSEIVWGPPMLILLAGTGLYLMLGLRLLPLRHIGTAFRLLWAGRRAGDASGDISPFNALMTALAATVGTGNIAGVATAIALGGPGAVFWMWVTALIGMATKYGEAVLAVRYRETDSRGRQQGGPMYYIRNGLGERWRWLAFLFALFGTVAAFGIGNTIQANSVAHAVSSNFELPRWLTGGLLALLTFLVLIGGVTRIGQVAGRLVPLMAAAYVGGALLIILGQIERVPEAFGVILDGAFNGSSAAGGFAGASLMMAIRFGVARGVFSNEAGLGTAPIAHAAARTRDPVRQGMIAMLGTFIDTLVICTMTALVIVLSGGWTELETPGGAPLSGAALTSHAFSAGLPQAGEYIVTLGLMLFAYTTLLGWSYYGERCAEYLFGVRVILPYRALWIALIPVGAMAELNPLWLLADVMNGLMAIPNLIALLLLSPVIFTITRRSLSSNPPNPSP; this is encoded by the coding sequence ATGGACAGCTATTCCGCCCTGCTCGGCCGCCTGAGCGAGATCGTCTGGGGCCCGCCCATGCTGATCCTGCTCGCCGGCACCGGCCTGTACCTGATGCTCGGGCTGCGGCTGCTGCCGCTGCGCCACATCGGCACCGCCTTCCGGCTGCTCTGGGCGGGCCGCCGGGCGGGCGACGCCAGCGGTGACATCAGCCCCTTCAACGCCCTGATGACCGCCCTGGCCGCCACCGTCGGCACCGGCAACATCGCCGGCGTGGCCACTGCCATCGCCCTCGGCGGACCGGGCGCGGTGTTCTGGATGTGGGTCACGGCACTGATCGGCATGGCCACCAAGTACGGCGAGGCGGTGCTGGCGGTGCGCTACCGCGAGACCGACAGCCGCGGCCGCCAGCAGGGCGGCCCGATGTACTACATCCGCAACGGGCTCGGCGAGCGCTGGCGCTGGCTGGCCTTCCTGTTCGCCCTGTTCGGCACCGTCGCCGCCTTCGGCATCGGCAACACCATCCAGGCCAACTCGGTGGCCCATGCGGTGAGCAGCAACTTCGAACTGCCGCGCTGGCTGACCGGCGGCCTGCTCGCGCTGCTCACCTTCCTGGTGCTGATCGGCGGCGTGACCCGTATCGGTCAGGTCGCCGGGCGACTGGTGCCGCTGATGGCCGCGGCCTATGTCGGCGGCGCCCTGCTCATCATCCTCGGCCAGATCGAACGGGTGCCCGAGGCCTTCGGCGTGATCCTCGACGGCGCCTTCAACGGCAGTTCGGCGGCCGGCGGCTTTGCCGGTGCCTCGCTGATGATGGCGATCCGCTTCGGCGTGGCGCGGGGCGTGTTCTCCAACGAAGCCGGACTGGGCACCGCGCCCATCGCCCATGCCGCAGCCCGCACCCGCGACCCGGTGCGCCAGGGGATGATCGCCATGCTCGGCACCTTCATCGACACCCTGGTGATCTGCACCATGACCGCCCTGGTGATCGTGCTCAGCGGCGGCTGGACCGAGCTGGAGACCCCCGGCGGTGCCCCGCTGTCGGGCGCGGCCCTTACCTCCCATGCCTTCAGCGCCGGCCTGCCGCAGGCCGGTGAGTACATCGTCACCCTGGGGCTGATGCTGTTCGCCTACACCACCCTGCTCGGCTGGAGCTACTATGGCGAGCGCTGCGCCGAATATCTGTTCGGGGTGCGCGTCATCCTGCCCTACCGGGCGCTGTGGATCGCCCTCATTCCGGTCGGCGCCATGGCCGAGCTGAACCCCCTGTGGCTGCTGGCGGATGTCATGAACGGCCTGATGGCCATCCCCAACCTGATCGCCCTCTTGCTGCTCAGCCCGGTGATCTTTACCATCACCCGGCGCTCGCTCAGCAGCAACCCACCCAACCCATCACCCTGA
- a CDS encoding FKBP-type peptidyl-prolyl cis-trans isomerase, with translation MAEQTTDSGLRYEDLQTGSGPAVTGRGQTVRVHYTGWLEDGTKFDSSLDRGEPFSFPVDCRYVIPGWDEGVKGMQVGGRRRLVVPPQLAYGEQGAGGVIPPNATLIFEIELLDISE, from the coding sequence ATGGCTGAACAGACCACCGATTCCGGCCTGCGCTACGAGGACCTGCAGACCGGCAGCGGCCCGGCCGTCACCGGCCGCGGCCAGACCGTGCGCGTCCACTACACCGGCTGGCTGGAGGACGGCACCAAGTTCGACTCCAGCCTGGACCGCGGCGAACCCTTCAGCTTTCCGGTCGACTGCCGTTACGTGATCCCTGGCTGGGACGAGGGGGTCAAGGGGATGCAGGTCGGCGGCCGCCGCCGGCTGGTGGTGCCGCCGCAGCTGGCCTACGGCGAGCAGGGGGCTGGCGGGGTCATCCCGCCCAATGCCACCCTGATCTTCGAGATCGAGCTGCTGGACATCTCGGAGTAG
- the nadC gene encoding carboxylating nicotinate-nucleotide diphosphorylase — MRLEAIEQQIQALVRRTLEEDIGGGDLTAGLIPEDALAEARVLCRESAVLCGRAWFDAVFAELDPRIQIHWQAADGDAVQPGQTLCRLQGPARPLLSGERSALNLLQTLSGTATLARRYAERVADLPVRILDTRKTLPGLRHAQKYAVRTGGCHNHRLGLYDGILIKENHILAAGSIAAAVAAARRLGSDLPVEVEVEDLDEAREALDAGADILLLDNFDLSRLREAVRLNAGRAKLEASGGVTLDNLRAIAETGVDFISTGALTKDVRAIDLSMRFA; from the coding sequence ATGCGCCTCGAGGCCATCGAGCAGCAGATCCAGGCCCTGGTCCGGCGTACCCTGGAGGAGGACATCGGCGGCGGCGACCTCACCGCCGGCCTGATCCCGGAGGACGCCCTGGCCGAGGCCCGGGTGCTGTGCCGCGAGTCGGCCGTACTCTGCGGCCGCGCCTGGTTCGATGCCGTGTTCGCCGAGCTCGACCCGCGCATCCAGATCCACTGGCAGGCCGCCGACGGCGACGCCGTCCAGCCCGGCCAGACCCTGTGCCGACTGCAGGGCCCGGCCCGGCCGCTGCTCTCCGGCGAGCGCAGCGCGCTCAACCTGCTGCAGACCCTGAGCGGCACCGCCACCCTGGCCCGGCGCTACGCCGAGCGGGTCGCCGACCTGCCGGTGCGCATCCTCGACACCCGCAAGACCCTCCCCGGCCTGCGCCATGCCCAGAAGTACGCGGTCCGCACCGGCGGCTGCCACAACCACCGGCTGGGGCTCTATGACGGTATCCTCATCAAGGAAAACCACATCCTGGCCGCCGGTTCCATCGCCGCCGCCGTGGCGGCCGCCCGCCGCCTGGGCAGCGACCTGCCCGTCGAGGTGGAAGTCGAGGACCTGGACGAGGCCCGCGAGGCGCTGGACGCCGGCGCCGACATCCTGCTGCTCGACAACTTCGACCTCTCCCGACTGCGCGAGGCGGTGCGTCTCAACGCCGGCCGCGCCAAGCTGGAGGCCTCCGGCGGCGTCACCCTCGACAACCTGCGCGCCATCGCCGAGACCGGCGTGGATTTCATCTCCACCGGCGCCCTGACCAAGGACGTCCGCGCCATCGACCTCTCCATGCGCTTCGCCTGA
- a CDS encoding HDOD domain-containing protein: MDTDAQHRLQEILHLPPLPGVACELLQVLGEEEIDIDRLGRLIEQDPGLAARIIGIANSAYFARPHPVCSVTEAIVRVLGLNLVRALAIGIALSKPFDVGACPSFEFEGYWYRAFVTATLAGRLAPELALDEVQRDCLFLAGLLHNLGQLVLVHAFPGRMADVFQRLHEHPEQDLLNLETELLAVDEAEAGAVIARSWHLPACVGDCIRFCHDPHHASRNQAMVQVVAYCSGLASALYADPGVEPPPLGAAGPAATGIAESRIQALIEWLRASDERTRALAATLASPNGDCHG, translated from the coding sequence ATGGACACAGACGCACAGCATCGCCTGCAGGAGATCCTGCACCTGCCACCCTTGCCCGGGGTGGCCTGCGAGCTGCTGCAGGTGCTGGGCGAGGAGGAGATCGACATCGATCGGCTGGGCCGCCTCATCGAGCAGGACCCGGGCCTGGCTGCCCGCATCATCGGCATCGCCAACTCCGCCTACTTCGCCCGTCCCCACCCGGTCTGCAGCGTGACCGAGGCCATCGTCCGGGTGCTGGGCCTGAACCTGGTCCGCGCCCTGGCCATCGGCATCGCGCTGAGCAAGCCCTTCGATGTCGGCGCCTGCCCCAGCTTCGAGTTCGAAGGCTACTGGTACCGGGCCTTCGTGACCGCCACCCTGGCCGGCAGGCTGGCACCGGAGCTGGCCCTCGACGAGGTACAGCGCGACTGCCTGTTCCTGGCCGGTCTGCTGCACAACCTCGGCCAGCTGGTCCTGGTGCATGCCTTCCCCGGACGCATGGCCGATGTCTTCCAGCGCCTGCACGAACACCCGGAGCAGGACCTGCTGAACCTGGAGACCGAGCTGCTGGCCGTGGACGAGGCGGAGGCCGGCGCGGTGATCGCCCGCAGCTGGCACCTGCCGGCCTGTGTCGGCGACTGCATCCGTTTCTGTCACGACCCCCACCACGCCAGCCGCAACCAGGCAATGGTTCAGGTGGTCGCCTACTGTTCGGGCCTCGCCTCGGCGTTGTATGCTGATCCTGGGGTAGAACCGCCACCGCTCGGCGCCGCCGGCCCGGCCGCGACAGGCATTGCCGAGAGCCGGATCCAGGCCCTGATCGAATGGCTGCGCGCCAGCGACGAACGCACCCGCGCCCTGGCCGCCACCCTGGCCAGCCCCAATGGAGACTGTCATGGATAG